From Pseudofrankia saprophytica, a single genomic window includes:
- a CDS encoding DNA-3-methyladenine glycosylase, whose protein sequence is MGRRLTGPGSRDGQPLPEEFYVRPVLAVARDLLGATIRHGQVSVRLTEVEAYGGTDDPASHAARGPTPRSAVMFGPAGRAYVYFIYGMHWCLNLVCGPPGMAAAVLVRAGEVVDGLAAARAGAPRLSDRDLARGPGRLARALGVDGSLTGSPVTGGGPITVERDQGYGESREIGSVLTGPRVGIRTARDVPWRLWLAGHPTVSGARPGRHPSAPRPDPGGPAAR, encoded by the coding sequence GTGGGGCGTCGGCTGACCGGCCCGGGATCACGGGACGGTCAGCCGCTGCCGGAGGAGTTCTACGTCCGGCCTGTGCTGGCCGTCGCGCGGGACCTGCTCGGCGCCACGATCCGGCACGGGCAGGTGTCCGTGCGGCTTACTGAGGTCGAGGCCTACGGGGGGACGGACGACCCGGCCTCGCACGCCGCGCGCGGGCCGACGCCCCGGTCCGCCGTGATGTTCGGACCGGCGGGACGGGCATACGTGTATTTCATCTACGGCATGCACTGGTGCCTGAACCTCGTCTGCGGGCCACCCGGCATGGCGGCCGCGGTGCTCGTGCGCGCAGGCGAGGTCGTGGACGGGCTCGCGGCGGCGCGGGCGGGGGCGCCTCGGCTGAGCGACCGGGACCTCGCCCGTGGCCCCGGCCGCCTGGCGCGTGCCCTGGGCGTCGACGGCTCGCTGACCGGATCGCCCGTCACCGGCGGTGGCCCGATCACCGTCGAGCGGGACCAGGGCTACGGCGAGAGCCGTGAGATCGGGAGCGTGCTGACGGGGCCACGCGTCGGCATACGCACGGCGCGCGACGTGCCGTGGCGGTTGTGGCTGGCGGGGCATCCGACGGTGAGCGGCGCCCGGCCTGGGCGCCACCCCTCGGCCCCGCGACCCGATCCGGGCGGGCCGGCAGCTCGATGA
- the argH gene encoding argininosuccinate lyase yields METTGDSPGATAREAGLAGQAGEAGAGGAPLRLWGGRFAGGPAEALAQLSVSVHFDWRLAPYDLLASKAHARVLYRAGLLDDAELAAMLGALDEVAADVEAGRFLPTVEDEDVHTALERALIERLGTLGGKLRAGRSRNDQVATDLRLYLRAAARQVAVAVTGLSEALVDVAETHVDTPAPGMTHLQHAQPISFGHQLLAHVHAFVRDVDRLRDWDRRAAVCSLGAGALAGSSLPLDPEGVAAELGFDRAFANSIDAVSDRDFAAEFLFVAAMIGVHLSRLGEELVLWTSREFAWVELDDAFATGSSIMPQKKNPDVGELARGKSGRLIGNLAGLLATLKGLPLAYDRDLQEDKEPVFDAVDTLLVVLPAVTGTVATMKVRAERLAAAAPDGFSLATDVAEYLVRRGVPFRSAHEAVGALVAWCVVEGVDLHEVSDERLAEISPELTPDVRTVLSVAGALDARSAPGGTAPARVRDQVVALRGALGADRKWGVG; encoded by the coding sequence GTGGAGACGACCGGCGACAGCCCGGGCGCGACGGCACGAGAGGCCGGCCTCGCTGGCCAGGCCGGTGAGGCTGGGGCCGGGGGAGCGCCGCTGCGGCTGTGGGGCGGACGGTTCGCCGGCGGGCCGGCCGAGGCGCTCGCGCAACTCTCGGTGAGCGTGCACTTCGACTGGCGGCTCGCCCCGTACGACCTGCTCGCGTCGAAGGCACACGCCCGGGTCCTGTACCGCGCCGGGCTGCTCGACGACGCCGAGCTCGCCGCGATGCTCGGCGCGCTCGACGAGGTCGCCGCCGACGTCGAGGCCGGGCGGTTCCTGCCCACCGTCGAGGACGAGGACGTGCACACCGCGCTCGAGCGCGCCCTGATCGAACGGCTCGGCACCCTCGGGGGCAAGCTGCGCGCCGGCCGCAGCCGCAACGACCAGGTCGCGACCGACCTGCGCCTCTACCTGCGCGCGGCCGCCCGCCAGGTCGCCGTGGCGGTGACCGGCCTGTCCGAGGCCCTCGTCGACGTCGCGGAGACGCACGTCGACACGCCGGCGCCCGGGATGACCCACCTGCAGCACGCCCAGCCGATCTCCTTCGGCCATCAGCTGCTCGCCCATGTGCACGCGTTCGTCCGCGACGTGGACCGGCTGCGCGACTGGGACCGGCGGGCGGCGGTCTGCTCGCTCGGCGCCGGCGCCCTGGCCGGTTCGTCGCTGCCGCTGGACCCCGAGGGCGTCGCCGCGGAACTCGGTTTCGACCGGGCGTTCGCCAACTCGATCGACGCCGTCTCCGACCGCGACTTCGCCGCCGAGTTCCTGTTCGTCGCGGCGATGATCGGCGTGCACCTGTCCCGGCTCGGCGAGGAGCTGGTGCTGTGGACCAGCCGGGAGTTCGCCTGGGTGGAGCTGGACGACGCCTTCGCCACCGGCAGCTCGATCATGCCGCAGAAGAAGAACCCCGACGTCGGCGAGCTGGCCAGGGGCAAGTCCGGCCGGCTCATCGGCAACCTGGCCGGCCTGCTGGCGACCCTGAAGGGTCTGCCGCTCGCGTATGACCGAGACCTGCAGGAGGACAAGGAGCCGGTGTTCGACGCCGTCGACACCCTGCTCGTCGTGCTGCCGGCGGTGACCGGGACGGTGGCGACCATGAAGGTGCGCGCCGAGCGGCTCGCCGCGGCGGCGCCGGACGGCTTCTCGCTGGCCACCGACGTGGCCGAGTACCTCGTCCGCCGTGGGGTGCCCTTCCGGTCGGCGCACGAGGCGGTGGGTGCCCTGGTCGCCTGGTGCGTGGTCGAGGGGGTCGACCTGCACGAGGTCTCCGACGAGCGGCTGGCCGAGATCAGCCCCGAGCTGACGCCGGACGTGCGGACGGTGCTGTCGGTCGCCGGGGCGCTCGACGCCAGGTCGGCGCCCGGGGGGACCGCGCCGGCGCGGGTGCGCGACCAGGTCGTGGCCCTGCGCGGCGCGCTCGGCGCCGATCGGAAGTGGGGCGTCGGCTGA
- the argR gene encoding arginine repressor, with amino-acid sequence MTSGTRPAAPLTKRARQARLAALVAAHPVRSQTELARLLAAEGVRVTQATLSRDLEELGATKVRGQDGTLVYTVDPGLAPAETVRLPLSRLCEDLLVSAEANGDLVVLRTPPGAAQLFASALDRAALPEVMGTIAGDDTVLVVCRALAPAHLHVRPAGVDPDGLEPTVASAPSGPRLAGRLLGLAEGRGRLGGDDEDDPPVRAGPA; translated from the coding sequence ATGACATCGGGCACGAGGCCGGCGGCGCCGCTGACCAAACGCGCCCGGCAGGCCCGGCTGGCGGCGCTGGTCGCGGCGCACCCGGTGCGCTCCCAGACCGAGCTCGCCCGGCTGCTCGCGGCCGAGGGCGTCCGGGTGACCCAGGCGACGCTCTCGCGCGACCTGGAGGAGCTGGGCGCGACCAAGGTCCGCGGCCAGGACGGCACCCTCGTCTACACGGTTGATCCCGGCCTGGCGCCGGCGGAGACGGTCCGGCTGCCGCTGTCCCGGCTGTGCGAGGACCTGCTGGTCTCGGCGGAGGCCAACGGCGACCTCGTCGTGCTGCGCACCCCGCCGGGCGCCGCGCAGCTGTTCGCGTCGGCGCTGGACCGCGCCGCGCTGCCGGAGGTCATGGGCACCATCGCCGGCGATGACACGGTTCTCGTCGTCTGCCGGGCGCTCGCGCCGGCGCACCTTCACGTTCGGCCCGCCGGCGTCGACCCGGACGGGCTCGAGCCGACGGTGGCCTCCGCGCCGAGCGGGCCACGGCTGGCCGGGCGGCTGCTCGGGCTAGCCGAGGGCCGTGGCCGGCTCGGCGGGGACGACGAGGACGATCCGCCAGTACGAGCAGGACCGGCCTGA
- the argF gene encoding ornithine carbamoyltransferase: MTIRHFLLDSDLTPAEQALVLDSADRFKATRRSPAVARPLAGASVALIFEKPSARTRVSFEVGVAELGGHPVVLDANTVQLGQRETIEDVARVLSRYVDAIVIRTFGQERADRMAAAASVPVVNALSDFTHPCQALADLQTIRGVFGGLAGVTLTYVGDGNNVAHSLLLAGATAGMRVRVATPPGMEPAPDVVRQATEIGASTGGAVEVLTDPRAAADGADVLYTDVWTSMGQEANAAGRVDAFRPYQVNEALLAAARPSAIVMHCLPAHRGEEIAGAVIDGPRSVVFDQAENRLHAQKALLGFLFAHQGGAGGSHDAAPATTIAGAAV; encoded by the coding sequence ATGACGATCCGCCACTTTCTCCTGGACAGCGACCTGACGCCCGCCGAGCAGGCGTTGGTGCTGGACTCCGCCGACCGGTTCAAGGCGACGCGGCGATCCCCGGCCGTCGCCCGCCCGCTGGCCGGCGCGTCGGTCGCGTTGATCTTCGAGAAGCCGTCGGCCCGCACCCGGGTGTCGTTCGAGGTCGGCGTCGCCGAGCTCGGCGGCCACCCGGTCGTCCTGGACGCCAACACGGTCCAGCTGGGACAGCGCGAGACCATCGAGGACGTGGCGCGGGTGCTGTCCCGCTACGTCGACGCGATCGTCATCCGCACCTTCGGCCAGGAGCGGGCCGACCGGATGGCCGCGGCCGCCTCCGTGCCGGTGGTCAACGCGCTGTCCGACTTCACCCATCCCTGCCAGGCGCTCGCCGACCTGCAGACGATCCGCGGCGTGTTCGGCGGGCTCGCCGGGGTGACGCTCACCTACGTCGGTGACGGCAACAACGTCGCGCACTCGCTGCTGCTCGCCGGGGCGACGGCCGGGATGCGGGTCCGGGTCGCCACCCCGCCGGGCATGGAGCCGGCCCCTGATGTCGTCCGGCAGGCCACCGAGATCGGCGCGAGTACCGGTGGGGCCGTCGAGGTCCTCACCGACCCGCGCGCGGCGGCCGACGGCGCCGACGTGCTCTACACCGACGTCTGGACGTCCATGGGCCAGGAGGCGAACGCCGCCGGTCGCGTCGACGCCTTCCGGCCGTACCAGGTCAACGAGGCGCTTCTCGCCGCGGCCAGGCCGTCCGCGATCGTGATGCACTGCCTGCCGGCGCACCGCGGCGAGGAGATCGCCGGCGCCGTGATCGACGGCCCGCGCTCGGTGGTCTTCGACCAGGCCGAGAACCGGCTGCACGCCCAGAAGGCGCTGCTCGGCTTCCTGTTCGCTCACCAGGGCGGCGCGGGCGGCTCCCACGACGCCGCGCCGGCCACGACCATCGCCGGGGCGGCCGTCTGA
- a CDS encoding acetylornithine transaminase, protein MGTYGRPAVALTRGEGTRVWDVDGNEYVDLLAGIAVSVLGHGHPAVAAAVTSQVSRLCHTSNLYVNEPQVLLAERLVALLGADARIFFGNSGAEANECAIKISRKTGRTEIIATDGSFHGRTLGALSITGQPGKRAPFEPLVPGARFVPYGDVAALKEAISERTAAVFLEPTLGEAGVIPPPPGYLAAARALCDETGALLILDEIQSGIGRTGAWFAHQNEGVLPDVVTLAKGLAGGLPIGACIGIGPAGSLLGPGEHGSTFGGGPVVCAAALAVLDTIESEGLLASATRVGARLAAGIRAAADARVPGIGGVRGMGLWWAIELTTPTAGAFEAAARAAGFLVNGIAPNTVRLAPPLVLPEADVDAFLAALPGIAAAAAEQGA, encoded by the coding sequence ATGGGCACCTACGGCCGCCCGGCGGTCGCGCTCACGCGCGGCGAGGGCACCCGGGTGTGGGACGTCGACGGGAACGAGTACGTCGACCTGCTCGCCGGGATCGCCGTGTCCGTGCTCGGCCACGGCCACCCGGCGGTCGCCGCCGCCGTCACCAGCCAGGTCTCGCGGCTCTGCCACACGTCGAACCTGTACGTCAACGAGCCGCAGGTGCTGCTCGCCGAGCGGCTGGTCGCGCTGCTGGGGGCGGACGCGCGGATCTTCTTCGGGAACTCCGGCGCCGAGGCCAACGAGTGCGCCATCAAGATCAGCCGCAAGACCGGTCGGACGGAGATCATCGCGACCGATGGGTCGTTCCACGGCCGGACGCTCGGAGCGCTCTCGATCACCGGCCAGCCCGGCAAGCGCGCGCCGTTCGAGCCGTTGGTGCCCGGCGCCCGCTTCGTCCCCTACGGCGACGTCGCGGCCCTGAAGGAGGCGATCAGCGAGCGCACCGCGGCGGTGTTCCTGGAGCCGACGCTCGGCGAGGCGGGCGTGATCCCGCCCCCTCCCGGCTACCTGGCCGCCGCGCGGGCGCTGTGCGACGAGACCGGGGCGCTGCTCATCCTCGACGAGATCCAGAGCGGCATCGGCCGGACCGGTGCCTGGTTCGCCCACCAGAACGAGGGCGTCCTGCCGGACGTCGTCACCCTCGCCAAGGGGCTGGCCGGTGGGCTGCCCATCGGGGCCTGCATCGGCATCGGGCCCGCGGGCAGCCTGCTCGGCCCCGGCGAGCACGGCAGCACCTTCGGCGGCGGCCCCGTCGTCTGCGCGGCGGCACTCGCCGTCCTCGACACCATCGAGTCCGAGGGGCTGCTGGCGTCGGCGACCCGGGTCGGCGCGCGGCTCGCGGCCGGAATCCGGGCGGCGGCGGACGCCCGCGTCCCCGGTATCGGTGGCGTGCGCGGCATGGGGCTGTGGTGGGCGATCGAGCTGACGACGCCGACGGCCGGTGCCTTCGAGGCGGCGGCCCGCGCCGCCGGGTTCCTGGTCAACGGGATCGCGCCGAACACCGTCCGGCTCGCCCCGCCGCTCGTGCTCCCCGAGGCCGACGTCGACGCCTTCCTCGCCGCCCTGCCCGGCATCGCCGCCGCCGCGGCGGAACAGGGCGCCTGA
- the argB gene encoding acetylglutamate kinase encodes MTVANGVDGAAGRTGGPAGARGHAALPKTRVLVEALPWLARFHGATVVIKYGGNAMTTPALREAFAEDVVFLRLAGIRVAVVHGGGPQITAHLNRLGVESTFTGGLRVTTPETMEIVRMVLVGQVNRDVVGLVNNHGPFAVGLSGEDANMFTARRRGAIVDGEEVDIGLVGDVVEVAPETVNALLDSGKVPVVATVARGEDGGVYNVNADTAAAALAVALGAAKFVVLTDVDGLYADWPNSDEVISELDATELEAMLPSLTAGMIPKMEACLRAVQGGVPQAHVLDGRVPHAVLLEIFTDEGVGTLITPAAKQSDIVGAATVAGQPAAPSAFAPTPSTLTSPSGGPQ; translated from the coding sequence ATGACGGTCGCTAACGGCGTTGACGGCGCGGCGGGGCGGACGGGCGGTCCGGCGGGGGCGCGCGGGCACGCGGCGCTGCCGAAGACCCGGGTGCTCGTCGAGGCGCTGCCCTGGCTCGCCCGGTTCCACGGCGCCACCGTCGTCATCAAGTACGGCGGCAACGCGATGACGACGCCGGCGCTGCGCGAGGCGTTCGCCGAGGACGTCGTCTTCCTGCGGCTCGCCGGGATCCGGGTCGCCGTCGTGCACGGCGGCGGCCCGCAGATCACCGCGCATCTGAACCGCCTGGGGGTGGAGTCCACGTTCACCGGCGGCCTGCGGGTCACCACTCCGGAGACGATGGAGATCGTCCGGATGGTGCTCGTCGGCCAGGTGAACCGGGACGTGGTCGGCCTGGTCAACAACCACGGCCCGTTCGCCGTGGGCCTGTCCGGCGAGGACGCGAACATGTTCACCGCCCGGCGCCGCGGCGCGATCGTCGACGGCGAGGAGGTCGACATCGGCCTGGTCGGCGACGTCGTCGAGGTCGCCCCGGAGACGGTGAACGCGCTGCTCGACTCTGGCAAGGTCCCGGTGGTGGCGACGGTCGCCCGCGGCGAGGACGGCGGCGTCTACAACGTCAACGCCGACACCGCGGCCGCGGCGCTCGCCGTCGCCCTCGGCGCGGCCAAGTTCGTCGTGCTCACCGACGTCGACGGCCTCTACGCCGACTGGCCGAACTCGGACGAGGTGATCAGCGAGCTGGACGCCACCGAGCTGGAGGCGATGCTGCCGAGCCTCACCGCCGGGATGATCCCGAAGATGGAGGCGTGCCTGCGCGCCGTCCAGGGCGGTGTGCCGCAGGCGCACGTCCTCGACGGCCGGGTGCCGCACGCCGTCCTCCTGGAGATCTTCACCGACGAGGGCGTCGGCACCCTGATCACCCCTGCCGCCAAGCAGTCCGACATCGTGGGGGCGGCCACCGTCGCCGGCCAGCCCGCCGCGCCCTCCGCGTTCGCGCCGACCCCGTCGACCCTGACCAGCCCGTCCGGAGGTCCCCAGTGA
- the argJ gene encoding bifunctional glutamate N-acetyltransferase/amino-acid acetyltransferase ArgJ, whose product MSVTAPKGFKAAGVAAGLKPSGRPDVALVVNDGPSDAAAGVFTTNRVQAAPVQWTRQALADGRLRAVVLNSGGANACTGPEGFADTHHTAEHVGKALGIGAGDVGVCSTGLIGVRLPMDLLLNGVTRTVPQLSAEGGPAAAEAIRTTDTISKQAVRTSADGSVTVGGMGKGAAMLAPSLATMLVVVTTDAVADAATLGRAVLEATRLTFQRIDSDGCLSTNDTVLLLASGASGVTLPEEELTALVTEVCMDLGKQMIGDAEGATKDIAITVTGAATEDDALEVGRAIARNNLLKCALYGKDANWGRVLAAIGTTSAAFEPDELDVAMNGVWVCRAGAPGESRDLVDLSGRGIAIIADLHAGGAEATIWTNDLTDGYVYENSAYST is encoded by the coding sequence GTGAGCGTCACCGCCCCGAAGGGCTTCAAGGCCGCAGGTGTCGCGGCCGGCCTGAAGCCGTCCGGGCGTCCGGATGTCGCGCTCGTCGTCAACGACGGGCCGTCGGACGCCGCGGCCGGCGTGTTCACCACCAACCGGGTGCAGGCGGCGCCCGTCCAGTGGACCCGCCAGGCGCTGGCCGACGGGCGGCTGCGCGCGGTCGTGCTCAACTCGGGCGGCGCCAACGCCTGCACCGGGCCGGAGGGGTTCGCGGACACCCATCACACCGCCGAGCACGTCGGGAAGGCGCTCGGGATCGGCGCCGGCGACGTCGGGGTCTGCTCGACCGGCCTGATCGGCGTCCGGCTGCCGATGGACCTGCTTCTCAACGGCGTGACGCGGACCGTTCCGCAGCTGTCCGCCGAGGGCGGCCCGGCCGCCGCCGAGGCGATCCGGACGACCGACACCATCAGCAAGCAGGCGGTCCGGACGTCGGCGGACGGGTCGGTCACGGTCGGCGGCATGGGCAAGGGGGCGGCGATGCTCGCTCCGTCCCTGGCGACGATGCTCGTCGTCGTCACCACCGACGCGGTCGCGGACGCGGCGACGCTCGGCCGCGCGGTGCTGGAGGCCACCCGGCTGACGTTCCAGCGGATCGACTCCGACGGCTGCCTGTCCACCAACGACACCGTGCTGCTGCTCGCTTCCGGCGCCTCCGGCGTGACGTTGCCCGAGGAGGAGCTCACGGCGCTGGTCACCGAGGTCTGCATGGACCTCGGCAAGCAGATGATCGGCGACGCCGAGGGCGCCACGAAGGACATCGCGATCACCGTGACCGGCGCGGCGACCGAGGACGACGCGCTGGAGGTCGGCCGGGCCATCGCCCGCAACAACCTGCTCAAGTGCGCCCTCTACGGCAAGGACGCCAACTGGGGCCGGGTGCTCGCCGCGATCGGCACCACCAGCGCCGCCTTCGAGCCCGACGAGCTCGACGTCGCGATGAACGGCGTCTGGGTCTGCCGGGCCGGCGCGCCCGGCGAGTCGCGTGACCTCGTCGACCTCTCCGGCCGGGGGATCGCCATCATCGCCGACCTGCACGCGGGCGGCGCCGAGGCGACGATCTGGACCAACGACCTGACGGACGGCTACGTCTACGAGAACTCCGCCTACTCGACCTGA
- the argC gene encoding N-acetyl-gamma-glutamyl-phosphate reductase: MGMTAAVIGGSGYGGGELLRLLLGHPEIEIGAVAAHSNAGQDIAEIHPHLPDLAGQAFVDTETAVAAGADLVFLALPHGQSAAVAATIPAEVRIVDLGADFRLADPAAWAKAYGGTHAGNWTYGLPEIPGARAEIAAARRVAAPGCYPTAVALAYAPLIIAGVIDPSDLVTVAASGTSGAGRSAKVNLLGSEVMGDVTAYKVGRHQHRPEIVQTLTRVAATAPAPAAAVRLSFTTTLAPMPRGILATCTARPSAKAGTDELGVGLGFDEDLVTGILRAFYADEPFVKVLPAGRWPRTSATLGSNTVHLQATVDEEAGRVVVVSAIDNLTKGAAGQAIQCANLMLGLPETTGLPVTGLAP, encoded by the coding sequence ATGGGCATGACAGCGGCGGTCATCGGCGGCAGCGGGTACGGCGGCGGGGAGCTCCTGCGCCTCCTGCTCGGGCACCCGGAGATCGAGATCGGGGCGGTGGCGGCGCACAGCAACGCGGGCCAGGACATCGCCGAGATCCACCCGCACCTGCCCGACCTGGCCGGCCAGGCCTTCGTCGACACCGAGACGGCCGTGGCCGCGGGCGCCGACCTGGTCTTCCTCGCTCTACCGCACGGCCAGTCCGCGGCCGTCGCCGCGACCATCCCGGCGGAGGTCAGGATCGTCGACCTCGGCGCCGACTTCCGGCTCGCCGACCCGGCGGCCTGGGCGAAGGCCTACGGCGGCACGCACGCCGGCAACTGGACCTACGGCCTGCCGGAGATCCCCGGCGCACGCGCCGAGATCGCCGCAGCGCGCCGCGTCGCGGCCCCGGGCTGCTACCCCACGGCGGTCGCGCTGGCCTACGCCCCACTGATCATCGCCGGCGTCATCGACCCGTCCGACCTGGTCACCGTCGCGGCCAGCGGCACCTCCGGCGCCGGCCGGTCGGCCAAGGTGAACCTGCTCGGTTCCGAGGTCATGGGCGACGTCACCGCCTACAAGGTCGGCCGCCACCAGCACCGTCCGGAGATCGTCCAGACGCTGACCAGGGTCGCCGCCACCGCGCCCGCGCCGGCCGCGGCGGTCCGCCTGTCGTTCACCACCACGCTCGCCCCGATGCCGCGCGGCATCCTCGCGACCTGCACCGCCCGCCCGTCGGCCAAGGCCGGCACGGACGAGCTCGGGGTGGGCCTCGGGTTCGACGAGGACCTGGTCACCGGGATCCTGCGCGCGTTCTACGCCGACGAGCCGTTCGTGAAGGTGCTCCCGGCCGGCCGCTGGCCCCGCACGTCGGCGACCCTCGGCAGCAACACCGTCCACCTGCAGGCCACGGTCGACGAGGAGGCCGGCCGGGTGGTCGTCGTCTCGGCGATCGACAACCTCACCAAGGGCGCCGCGGGCCAGGCCATCCAGTGCGCCAACCTGATGCTCGGCCTGCCGGAGACCACGGGCCTGCCCGTCACCGGCCTCGCCCCCTGA